Proteins encoded in a region of the Aliivibrio fischeri ATCC 7744 = JCM 18803 = DSM 507 genome:
- the tssJ gene encoding type VI secretion system lipoprotein TssJ, with the protein MRKLLTFSLIFLLSGCTMWDQFKESTGITPETSSIELIITADKVLNVREGGQSSPVILRIHELNSPVLFRNLDFFALFENDKDALGDEYIKRYEYQIQPGDVVHETLVLDPATRAIGFSVAFRDINGSSWRKVELIEEKSEYFLKLNLKESELSSNNTRGIEQIYF; encoded by the coding sequence ATGCGAAAATTACTCACGTTTTCTCTTATTTTTTTATTATCTGGCTGCACTATGTGGGATCAGTTTAAAGAATCAACAGGAATTACCCCTGAAACCTCTTCTATCGAGTTAATTATTACAGCAGATAAAGTATTAAATGTTCGTGAAGGTGGGCAATCATCACCCGTCATATTGCGGATTCATGAACTAAACTCCCCTGTTCTTTTTCGTAACCTTGATTTCTTTGCGTTATTTGAAAATGACAAAGATGCACTTGGTGATGAATATATAAAACGATACGAATACCAAATTCAGCCCGGGGATGTAGTTCATGAGACTCTGGTATTAGACCCAGCGACTCGAGCTATCGGTTTCTCTGTAGCATTTAGAGACATAAACGGATCATCTTGGCGTAAAGTCGAGTTAATCGAAGAAAAAAGCGAATACTTCTTAAAGCTAAACCTAAAAGAAAGTGAACTTAGCTCCAACAATACTCGCGGTATTGAGCAAATATATTTTTAA
- the tssK gene encoding type VI secretion system baseplate subunit TssK, producing the protein MSLYNPVVWQDGMFMKPQHFQQLDRFQGKQSGMLSGFESPLHWGIKRIEINTELLALGKIGITHAEGILQDRTPFDLPLHASLPEVKDVDASVANKVLYLCCPLPSERSELFGTGKDGARYSIHTQDAVDACYDSEEIANITIGKLNFCLMYEDEDKSAYTSIPILKISEVKPDGSIILDNAYIPTCIDINASTVLKKFTTEFASMLRHRAESIVQRLGVVDQQGVSSVSDFMLLQALNRYEPLFWHFANIEGVHPEAFYRVLLQAEGELATLCSSSRRPQEFVPYNHGNLTSCLSTILHNSKVTLSVMSEQRAIPLPLKEQGYGIRIAPISDRSIVESTTFILAVKADVTLDILHTQFVSQTKIGSIDNIRELINLQLPGINIKPMPVVPRALPYHAGYTYFELDKSSEEWAALNKAAAIAVHVAGDFANLSLQLWAVRL; encoded by the coding sequence ATGTCATTATATAACCCTGTCGTTTGGCAAGATGGAATGTTCATGAAACCGCAACATTTCCAGCAGCTAGATCGCTTTCAAGGTAAACAAAGTGGAATGCTAAGTGGGTTTGAATCACCTCTTCACTGGGGCATAAAGCGCATTGAAATTAATACCGAGTTACTGGCTTTAGGAAAAATTGGTATCACACACGCAGAAGGTATCTTGCAAGATAGAACCCCTTTTGATTTACCACTGCACGCTTCTTTACCAGAGGTAAAAGATGTCGATGCATCCGTTGCGAATAAAGTGCTGTACCTATGCTGTCCATTGCCTTCTGAACGTTCAGAATTATTTGGTACAGGTAAAGATGGTGCTCGCTATTCTATACACACACAAGATGCAGTAGACGCGTGTTATGACAGTGAAGAAATTGCCAATATTACCATTGGTAAACTGAATTTTTGTTTAATGTATGAAGATGAAGATAAGAGTGCTTACACCTCTATTCCAATCTTAAAAATTTCAGAAGTAAAACCAGATGGCAGTATTATTCTTGATAATGCTTACATCCCTACATGTATTGATATCAACGCATCTACGGTATTAAAGAAATTTACTACTGAATTTGCCTCCATGCTTCGTCATCGTGCTGAATCCATTGTGCAACGCTTAGGTGTGGTTGATCAGCAAGGTGTTTCATCGGTTTCTGATTTCATGCTACTTCAAGCATTAAACCGTTATGAACCTTTATTCTGGCACTTTGCCAACATTGAAGGCGTACACCCTGAAGCGTTTTATCGTGTTTTATTGCAAGCAGAAGGTGAATTAGCAACCCTATGTTCGTCGTCACGCCGACCACAAGAATTCGTTCCTTATAATCACGGTAATTTAACGAGTTGTTTATCAACCATCTTACATAACTCGAAAGTGACCTTAAGCGTAATGTCAGAACAACGCGCTATTCCTCTTCCTCTTAAAGAGCAAGGTTATGGTATTCGTATTGCGCCAATTTCAGACAGAAGTATCGTTGAATCAACTACCTTTATCTTGGCAGTTAAAGCTGACGTTACTCTTGATATACTACATACTCAGTTTGTATCTCAAACTAAGATTGGCTCTATCGATAACATTCGTGAACTTATCAATCTACAACTGCCAGGTATCAATATTAAACCTATGCCGGTGGTTCCTCGTGCATTGCCATATCACGCGGGTTACACCTACTTTGAGTTAGATAAATCAAGCGAAGAATGGGCGGCACTAAATAAAGCTGCAGCCATTGCAGTTCATGTTGCAGGTGATTTTGCAAACTTATCTCTACAGCTTTGGGCCGTTAGACTATGA
- a CDS encoding DUF4150 domain-containing protein has protein sequence MGVTVAANGLSVVHQGSGGEANATLPDVCLTKVGKPIVPIPYGNNAKSADLAKGTTTITMDGGNPVAIKGSTFSKSTGDAGGDKKGVASGTIEAEAEFISASPTVKFEGKGVCRLSDQMTMNKANTMCLGGAQNPSVSLTLEEEGTYTVDITCKYPNGLAYANAPFELKDSQGGILDGGILDSNGKASCSGLPPSECSLILKESNDSYSPIAPLIANQPSELYEDPQDFCTFIAGRRAPFWETKIGVNSDWGILISPSLSDDDFKNMVFEQSRLLSPFSISLNHLNDFANAFISALFHIQEDRETLHKYESLLELLFEQVNENGNILRILFQADITEPPAELLAQLRYLGTGNTANYIQTMLWTIINKQICSHLDELITALNERLDYILLQAQTHSFSGIEEGINNYKNGLNILSRSLPDIFGQILEKTNDKLLSIYAMSVGSIVSITGTTGFTTNSGEINAVVYTKANNIHRPSIVTFDDIFSD, from the coding sequence ATGGGCGTTACTGTTGCGGCAAATGGATTAAGTGTGGTTCATCAAGGCTCTGGGGGTGAAGCTAATGCTACCCTGCCTGATGTGTGCTTAACGAAGGTAGGTAAACCTATTGTACCTATCCCTTATGGAAATAATGCTAAATCCGCTGACTTAGCTAAAGGCACAACCACCATCACAATGGACGGTGGAAACCCTGTTGCAATTAAAGGAAGCACATTTTCAAAAAGTACTGGTGATGCCGGTGGTGATAAAAAAGGCGTAGCCTCTGGCACCATTGAAGCTGAAGCCGAATTTATTTCCGCCTCTCCTACCGTTAAATTTGAAGGTAAGGGTGTTTGTCGTTTATCTGACCAAATGACAATGAACAAAGCCAATACCATGTGTTTAGGTGGTGCACAGAATCCTTCTGTGTCACTAACTCTTGAAGAAGAAGGAACTTATACGGTTGATATTACATGCAAATACCCAAATGGACTTGCTTACGCTAATGCTCCATTTGAATTAAAAGATTCGCAAGGTGGTATTCTTGATGGTGGTATATTAGATTCAAATGGTAAAGCTTCCTGCTCTGGCTTGCCTCCATCTGAGTGTTCATTGATTCTAAAAGAAAGTAATGATTCATACTCACCAATCGCACCATTAATAGCAAATCAGCCTTCAGAATTGTACGAAGACCCACAAGACTTTTGTACTTTCATTGCTGGCAGACGAGCGCCTTTTTGGGAAACAAAAATTGGTGTTAACAGCGATTGGGGAATATTAATTTCACCATCATTAAGTGACGATGACTTTAAAAATATGGTCTTTGAGCAAAGTAGGTTATTATCTCCTTTTTCCATAAGCCTAAATCATTTAAATGATTTTGCTAACGCGTTCATTTCTGCGCTTTTCCACATTCAAGAAGACCGTGAAACATTACATAAATATGAGTCATTGCTAGAGCTGCTTTTTGAACAAGTTAATGAAAATGGCAACATTCTCCGTATATTATTTCAAGCGGATATTACCGAGCCACCAGCAGAGTTACTTGCTCAATTAAGATATTTAGGCACAGGTAATACGGCTAATTATATACAAACAATGCTGTGGACTATTATAAATAAACAAATCTGCTCTCATTTAGATGAATTAATCACCGCTTTGAATGAACGATTAGATTACATTTTACTTCAAGCACAAACCCACTCTTTCTCAGGTATTGAGGAAGGAATTAATAATTACAAAAATGGTTTGAATATCTTGTCACGTTCACTTCCTGATATTTTTGGTCAAATACTAGAAAAAACAAATGATAAACTTCTTTCTATCTATGCAATGTCTGTAGGGTCAATCGTTAGCATTACAGGAACGACAGGCTTTACTACGAATTCAGGTGAAATAAATGCCGTTGTATATACAAAAGCCAACAATATACATCGACCTTCTATCGTGACTTTTGACGACATATTTTCAGACTAG
- a CDS encoding glycoside hydrolase family 19 protein — MDAVFPITQRNGEVFHTLSDFKQLFESVKSGRYILSQGHGWHSGVHLTTQMVPWGKGIRPIQAMLSGNIVAYRINPEYLKSTYQEQELSFSNNFVLVEHIAKSPKPDEEADFYFYSLYMHLAPPSDIGANASITTRYRLLKARNVRTFKFDAEPERSKKNKTVTLPTGSVLEYLYADENQTKPYVIGSKTYHNIKCRVISLGSNTDKEVNSLKGKMVWFASGLNSPFDILNNPEVVSKEPMNEPEWMSHPLAQIRDGSVQVIKVANTDGTPISETIIPIKAGDDIGYMGLHEYSQDTHATKKEDNRVHIEIFSIDQPSEFFLKSIGAKNATMSDFTLIDGSSSSGALDESNTFFQEIASKVTEENKDGTKVDFSTYTPKNLKVYLNTKQEKFEKLIVKHPSEWYDQSDTHMFNAVIETGRKLLEDKLIMRFMSKEEYDKSDYKKLILEAHDKLVDHEKERIDKLAWIQEASELEIPKTLWHFWPFSLSTSELITFEMIFAANLKMNEKQCRAIQPYINKYAINYNMTNPKVIAHFLSQVGHESHFVAATESLSYSKKRMREYFGCKYGKDNYNRENDSCDLGQLRPKLWTHEDDYARNSKKLANYVYADRMGNGNENSGDGYKFRGRGLIQITGRDKYTAFTAYHNSKNIDDQQDFLINPELVADSLDYATSSAFYFWYKFKKINDEFSSSASVIDITKKVNGGTNGLKDREKRYKMVTKQMGMSSNE; from the coding sequence ATGGACGCAGTATTTCCAATCACTCAACGTAATGGTGAAGTTTTTCATACTCTCAGTGATTTCAAACAGCTTTTTGAATCAGTAAAAAGTGGTCGCTATATTCTTAGCCAAGGCCATGGATGGCACAGTGGTGTTCATCTCACTACGCAAATGGTTCCATGGGGAAAAGGTATCCGCCCTATACAAGCCATGCTAAGTGGAAATATTGTTGCATACAGAATAAACCCAGAATATTTAAAAAGTACTTATCAAGAACAAGAATTGTCTTTTAGCAATAACTTTGTATTAGTTGAGCACATAGCAAAAAGTCCAAAGCCAGATGAGGAAGCCGATTTTTATTTTTATTCTCTTTACATGCATCTCGCTCCACCTAGTGATATTGGAGCAAATGCTTCTATAACTACTCGTTATCGACTATTGAAAGCAAGAAATGTTCGTACCTTCAAATTTGATGCCGAACCTGAACGCAGTAAAAAAAATAAAACAGTTACATTACCTACAGGCAGTGTACTTGAATACCTATACGCCGATGAGAATCAAACGAAACCCTACGTTATAGGTTCAAAAACCTATCATAATATTAAATGTCGAGTAATTTCTTTAGGTAGCAATACTGATAAAGAAGTAAACAGTCTTAAAGGAAAAATGGTTTGGTTCGCATCAGGACTAAACTCCCCTTTTGATATTTTAAATAACCCTGAAGTTGTATCCAAAGAGCCCATGAATGAGCCAGAATGGATGTCACATCCACTGGCACAAATAAGGGATGGTTCCGTTCAAGTAATTAAAGTCGCTAATACTGACGGTACCCCCATCTCAGAAACTATTATCCCTATTAAAGCAGGCGATGATATTGGTTATATGGGATTACATGAATACAGCCAAGATACTCATGCAACTAAGAAAGAAGATAACCGCGTTCACATAGAAATATTCTCTATTGATCAACCATCAGAGTTCTTCTTAAAAAGCATAGGGGCTAAAAATGCAACAATGAGCGATTTTACTCTCATTGATGGGTCTTCAAGTTCAGGTGCTTTAGATGAATCAAATACATTCTTTCAAGAAATCGCAAGTAAAGTAACAGAAGAAAATAAAGATGGAACGAAAGTCGACTTTTCAACTTATACGCCAAAAAATCTCAAGGTTTATTTAAATACAAAACAAGAAAAATTTGAGAAACTTATCGTTAAGCATCCTAGTGAATGGTACGATCAATCAGATACGCATATGTTTAATGCTGTTATTGAAACGGGTCGAAAATTGCTAGAAGATAAGCTAATAATGCGATTTATGAGCAAGGAAGAATATGATAAATCTGATTATAAAAAACTCATTTTAGAGGCTCATGATAAGTTGGTTGATCATGAAAAAGAGCGAATAGATAAACTCGCTTGGATACAAGAAGCATCAGAACTAGAGATACCAAAAACGCTTTGGCACTTCTGGCCTTTTTCATTATCTACAAGTGAATTAATTACTTTTGAAATGATTTTTGCTGCAAATTTAAAAATGAATGAAAAACAATGCCGTGCAATACAACCATATATAAATAAATATGCTATTAATTATAATATGACAAACCCAAAAGTCATTGCGCACTTCTTATCTCAAGTTGGTCATGAAAGTCACTTTGTAGCTGCAACTGAAAGTTTAAGTTATAGTAAAAAAAGAATGAGAGAATATTTTGGTTGTAAGTATGGAAAGGATAATTACAATCGTGAAAATGACAGTTGCGACTTAGGTCAACTTAGACCCAAGTTATGGACCCATGAAGATGATTACGCCAGAAACTCTAAAAAACTAGCTAACTACGTTTATGCAGATCGTATGGGGAATGGGAACGAAAATTCTGGTGATGGTTATAAATTCAGGGGACGTGGATTAATCCAAATTACAGGTAGAGATAAATATACTGCTTTTACTGCATATCACAACTCTAAAAATATTGATGATCAACAAGACTTCTTAATTAATCCAGAATTAGTTGCAGATAGTTTAGACTATGCAACCTCTTCTGCTTTTTATTTCTGGTATAAATTTAAAAAAATCAATGACGAGTTTTCATCTTCTGCATCAGTTATCGATATTACAAAAAAAGTGAATGGCGGAACTAATGGTTTAAAGGATAGAGAAAAGAGATACAAAATGGTTACTAAACAGATGGGGATGTCAAGCAATGAATAA
- a CDS encoding AHH domain-containing protein has translation MSIIEKAISKEEIDFINGTVEKKGYRKRWISKVKKISNHPFNHGIHMDTHHLISAEAVTISGLGSLLEKKGYDINALNNLVGFPATLPGACQLHCQLHRGDHIFSQPKEEPYHKYVSTQIMDLIQDIQSCYGKTKKRETNHEIHSEVMDPVSRKTLKRINKFKLPLTDIYLNFKKGNCGCAGSGNITEARISKNICINRMHIGIDYRYPEKGNTIKGNKKIITFNQQNWEPKVGQ, from the coding sequence ATGAGTATAATAGAAAAAGCAATTTCCAAAGAAGAAATCGACTTTATAAATGGTACAGTAGAAAAAAAAGGGTATAGGAAGCGTTGGATCTCTAAAGTAAAAAAAATCTCTAACCACCCTTTCAATCACGGTATTCATATGGACACTCACCATTTGATATCTGCCGAAGCTGTAACAATAAGTGGTTTAGGTTCATTATTAGAAAAAAAAGGGTATGATATTAATGCATTAAATAATTTAGTTGGTTTTCCGGCAACTTTACCTGGAGCATGTCAACTTCACTGTCAACTTCATCGTGGTGATCATATTTTTTCTCAACCAAAAGAAGAACCTTACCACAAATATGTATCAACACAAATAATGGATTTAATTCAAGACATTCAAAGTTGCTATGGAAAAACCAAAAAAAGAGAAACAAACCACGAAATTCATTCTGAAGTAATGGACCCTGTAAGTAGAAAGACGCTAAAAAGAATAAACAAATTTAAGCTACCTTTAACAGATATTTACCTAAACTTTAAAAAAGGAAATTGTGGTTGTGCTGGTTCGGGAAACATAACAGAAGCCAGAATATCGAAAAATATATGTATAAATAGAATGCATATAGGTATAGATTATAGATACCCTGAAAAAGGAAACACAATTAAAGGTAATAAAAAAATCATTACATTTAATCAACAAAATTGGGAGCCAAAGGTTGGACAATGA
- a CDS encoding imm11 family protein, producing MNKYNDEYYIVFENYNNETLYLSPLQKTFDRNYTYTKINMGQEPLFFENAYKDKDLLNSIQRPIKNAHLNLNYPIISNKIKDDINNFEIDNFQLYPTVIIDDNGDFYDNFWFFNIYNKIDALNLKHCIIDDYDEDDKRHDIDKYYLDVNKLNSIQEEKRLIFIPEKASGAPVFVHKKIVDIFNKHKVDTLKFIKVSEWEMGKQF from the coding sequence ATGAACAAATACAACGATGAATATTATATAGTCTTTGAAAATTATAATAATGAAACATTATATTTAAGTCCTCTACAAAAAACATTTGATAGAAATTATACTTATACAAAAATAAACATGGGGCAAGAACCTCTTTTTTTCGAAAATGCCTATAAAGATAAAGACTTATTAAACTCAATACAAAGACCAATTAAAAATGCACACTTAAACCTAAACTATCCTATTATTTCTAATAAAATAAAAGATGACATAAATAATTTTGAAATTGATAATTTCCAACTTTATCCAACAGTCATAATTGATGACAATGGTGATTTTTATGACAACTTCTGGTTTTTTAATATTTATAATAAAATAGATGCATTAAATCTCAAACACTGTATCATTGATGATTATGATGAAGATGATAAGCGACATGATATTGATAAATATTATCTTGACGTAAATAAACTCAATTCGATACAAGAAGAAAAACGATTGATTTTCATCCCAGAAAAAGCAAGTGGTGCTCCTGTTTTTGTCCATAAAAAAATAGTCGATATTTTTAATAAACATAAAGTAGACACTTTGAAGTTCATAAAAGTTTCAGAATGGGAAATGGGGAAACAATTTTAA
- the icmH gene encoding type IVB secretion system protein IcmH/DotU: MSYVEDDVTVVLFQPEPGKPMEVMPAPDLSRNISVSELDISSMGINPLVDQFSWLIASLSCMSSIPWLDDPMPFREQVAREIRKGERMLNEMEVDRASILVIRYCLCAAMDESVCRQEWGANSNWSQNSLLSEFHNETSGGDKFFVILDRLKADPRKYRHVIEFLYLLLQLGFKGKYGRAERGAESLTEIGNTIYRLVRDERLAEQEKVALVDVKSKYLKKPLKRVLPPKLILGVSALLFAVMYAATYLVIDVRFQKLLSLYQ, encoded by the coding sequence ATGAGTTATGTTGAAGACGACGTAACAGTTGTACTTTTTCAACCTGAGCCGGGCAAACCCATGGAGGTTATGCCCGCCCCTGATTTATCTCGCAATATTTCAGTCAGTGAATTGGATATTTCATCTATGGGGATCAACCCATTAGTTGACCAATTCTCATGGCTTATTGCGAGTTTATCTTGTATGTCTTCCATTCCATGGCTTGATGATCCTATGCCTTTTCGTGAGCAAGTCGCTCGTGAAATACGTAAAGGTGAACGTATGCTCAACGAAATGGAAGTCGACCGTGCATCTATTCTGGTTATCCGTTATTGCTTATGTGCTGCAATGGATGAATCGGTATGCCGTCAAGAATGGGGAGCCAACAGTAACTGGAGTCAGAACAGCTTATTGTCTGAATTTCATAATGAAACCTCAGGTGGCGATAAGTTTTTTGTCATTTTAGATAGATTAAAAGCAGATCCTCGCAAGTATCGTCATGTAATCGAATTCTTATATTTACTCCTACAACTGGGTTTTAAAGGTAAATATGGTCGAGCTGAGCGTGGTGCTGAGAGTTTGACTGAGATCGGCAACACTATCTACCGTTTAGTTCGTGACGAGCGTCTGGCTGAGCAAGAGAAAGTAGCATTAGTTGATGTCAAATCTAAGTACTTAAAAAAACCATTAAAACGCGTACTGCCTCCAAAGTTGATCCTTGGCGTCAGTGCTTTACTATTTGCGGTCATGTATGCCGCTACGTATCTCGTTATTGATGTTCGATTCCAAAAGCTACTGTCTCTTTATCAGTAG
- a CDS encoding DUF4150 domain-containing protein yields MGVTVAANGLSVVHQGSGGEANATLPDVCLTKVGKPIVPIPYGNNAKSADLAKGTTTITMDGGNPVAIKGSTFSKSTGDAGGDKKGVASGTIEAEAEFISASPTVKFEGKGVCRLSDQMTMNKANTMCLGGAQNPSVSVTAEEEGTYTVDVSCFYPDGSAFKNAVFDIVDPNNSVLGSGTLSTNGTGSASGIPAGEIRIIYQESADDFIVQSPRSVNPHYREKLTDDVFFDLAAQGKQTFWQPARMQTVVETWGTMRKTLSSDPYFYNIVELETKSHFNHQHSNYSFSTLAEYILANVDSKDDSCIPKLIAQTLPLILDEGEILSTLLLLPKHETTNHFLAYMRARGKGNPHTYLQNYEWSKAKQLLNNELEALLTEIKLRIQSLGSEADRLNYSYLSKDIYSSHVDTINSFTKTLTDKLATAFADLEKKVSSLLNNGTPVSVILSDKSLYSAEAQIISNVVNTNPNIDLEEQQWIKVRAVHDDRWQTPFLAENIKITTNSVVHAEKAALNKSSFSSTISDTKELAIETQLNEGGVIAFDNLKPNTDLVIAEFKGEAGIEKEIENSRKSIEAYLDGIYNTLVQDMSGFQKQWEDEGLFSLDDGVISGAKGWGSDLVELFSPRIWQDIGDTLSSSGSDAYDYLYNYANDTYDSITKSITDEEGNLRNVTWFIAQLQEDLGDIQQATFETIDDAIESAQTLYADGEDFLRKLECIAKNRQAILDLPKNLSDGDIDAIEVFVDTILMEIDPEWAKEIKESEHFSKALAVIQDHSSAMLYNAYLSLIIEAIPPNFYAYHAGKAGAYIALEVIFTIALSVLTLGAGAATRIAAVTAKLTLGTKRISTLNHASKALSAFMDTTKGMVDVLQDYDKLADKLIKRPMGSIKGKGNETLTMTKTNVKRNGKCRLCHSDEHKTPKLYRGEVNYI; encoded by the coding sequence ATGGGCGTTACTGTTGCGGCAAATGGATTAAGTGTGGTTCATCAAGGCTCTGGGGGTGAAGCTAATGCTACCCTGCCTGATGTGTGCTTAACGAAGGTAGGTAAACCTATTGTACCTATCCCTTATGGAAATAATGCTAAATCTGCTGACTTAGCTAAAGGCACAACCACCATCACAATGGACGGTGGAAACCCTGTTGCAATTAAAGGAAGCACATTTTCAAAAAGTACTGGTGATGCCGGGGGTGATAAAAAAGGCGTAGCCTCTGGCACCATTGAAGCTGAAGCAGAATTTATTTCCGCCTCCCCTACCGTTAAATTTGAAGGTAAGGGTGTTTGTCGTTTATCTGACCAAATGACAATGAACAAAGCCAATACCATGTGTTTAGGTGGTGCACAGAATCCTTCTGTGTCAGTTACAGCTGAAGAAGAAGGAACTTATACTGTTGATGTGAGTTGTTTTTACCCTGATGGAAGTGCTTTTAAAAATGCGGTTTTTGATATTGTGGATCCAAATAATTCAGTATTAGGTTCAGGAACTTTATCTACTAACGGTACGGGGTCAGCTTCCGGTATTCCAGCAGGAGAAATCCGCATTATTTATCAAGAAAGTGCCGATGATTTTATAGTTCAGTCACCAAGAAGTGTTAATCCTCATTATCGAGAAAAACTTACCGACGATGTATTTTTCGATCTTGCAGCTCAGGGAAAACAAACCTTTTGGCAGCCTGCTCGTATGCAAACGGTCGTTGAAACTTGGGGAACAATGAGAAAAACATTATCTTCAGACCCCTATTTTTATAACATTGTAGAGCTAGAAACTAAATCTCATTTTAACCACCAGCACTCAAATTATTCATTCAGTACATTAGCTGAATATATATTGGCAAATGTAGATTCGAAAGACGATAGCTGTATACCTAAATTAATCGCACAAACATTACCACTTATATTGGATGAAGGTGAAATTTTATCAACCCTTCTCCTGCTACCTAAGCATGAAACAACCAACCATTTCTTAGCGTATATGCGTGCTCGTGGGAAAGGAAACCCTCATACATATTTACAAAATTACGAATGGAGCAAAGCAAAACAATTACTTAATAATGAGCTAGAAGCATTGTTAACAGAAATTAAGCTACGTATTCAATCCCTAGGCTCTGAAGCCGATAGATTAAATTATTCTTATTTATCAAAGGATATCTATTCTTCACATGTTGACACCATTAATTCGTTCACAAAAACATTAACAGACAAACTAGCAACTGCCTTTGCTGATTTAGAAAAAAAAGTTAGTTCATTACTTAATAATGGTACCCCTGTCTCCGTTATTCTGAGTGATAAAAGCCTTTATTCTGCTGAGGCTCAAATCATTAGCAATGTTGTTAATACGAATCCCAACATCGATTTAGAAGAACAACAATGGATAAAGGTACGTGCTGTACATGATGATCGCTGGCAAACCCCATTTTTAGCTGAAAATATCAAGATCACAACGAACTCTGTCGTTCATGCAGAAAAAGCAGCTCTTAATAAAAGCTCATTCTCAAGTACTATTTCCGACACTAAAGAGTTGGCGATAGAAACACAACTTAATGAAGGTGGAGTTATTGCATTTGATAATCTAAAACCAAATACAGACCTTGTTATCGCAGAGTTTAAAGGTGAAGCAGGAATAGAAAAAGAGATTGAAAACTCACGTAAGAGCATTGAGGCTTATCTGGATGGCATCTATAACACTCTTGTTCAAGATATGTCAGGCTTCCAAAAGCAATGGGAAGACGAAGGGTTATTTAGTCTAGATGACGGTGTAATTAGTGGAGCTAAAGGTTGGGGAAGTGATCTTGTTGAGCTATTTTCACCACGTATCTGGCAAGATATTGGAGATACCCTTTCTTCATCAGGCTCTGATGCTTACGATTATTTATATAACTACGCAAACGACACCTATGATTCAATAACAAAATCAATTACAGATGAAGAAGGAAATCTGCGTAACGTTACTTGGTTCATTGCTCAACTTCAAGAAGATCTCGGTGATATACAACAAGCAACATTCGAGACCATTGATGATGCAATAGAGAGTGCTCAGACACTATATGCCGATGGTGAAGATTTCTTACGTAAACTCGAATGTATTGCCAAAAATAGACAAGCTATTTTAGATTTACCAAAAAATCTTTCAGATGGTGATATTGATGCCATTGAAGTTTTTGTTGATACAATCCTAATGGAGATTGATCCTGAATGGGCAAAAGAAATAAAAGAAAGTGAACATTTTTCAAAAGCGCTTGCTGTAATCCAAGATCATTCAAGTGCTATGCTATATAACGCTTATTTAAGTCTAATTATTGAAGCTATTCCACCCAATTTTTACGCTTACCATGCAGGAAAAGCAGGTGCTTACATTGCACTAGAAGTAATTTTCACAATAGCCCTATCTGTACTAACACTAGGAGCAGGTGCAGCAACTCGAATCGCAGCTGTTACAGCAAAACTGACTTTAGGAACTAAACGCATATCGACACTAAATCATGCATCTAAAGCTTTAAGTGCATTCATGGATACAACAAAAGGCATGGTAGACGTGTTACAAGATTACGATAAATTAGCAGATAAACTAATTAAAAGACCAATGGGATCAATTAAAGGCAAAGGTAATGAAACCTTAACCATGACTAAAACCAATGTGAAACGAAATGGAAAGTGTCGTTTATGTCACTCTGATGAGCATAAAACACCAAAACTATATCGTGGTGAAGTGAATTACATATAA